In one Bacteroidales bacterium WCE2004 genomic region, the following are encoded:
- a CDS encoding WbqC-like protein family protein, translating into MPTLTIAWFPPVEYFAVLAKYSSVYVEACENYQKQSYRNRCRIYAADGVQNLSFPVRHRNGTFSLPIREIEVDYSTPWVEKAERCIETAYRSSAYFEYYRDELFAILDAHPRTLWELDMRIIRFFLQKIGLRTELIPTAEFMPDVVDIHPKRPNGILRELGVERPYYQVFSERHGFIPGLSIMDLLFNEGPASLEYLL; encoded by the coding sequence GTGCCTACGCTGACCATCGCCTGGTTCCCTCCGGTAGAATACTTTGCGGTCCTCGCAAAGTATTCTTCGGTTTATGTGGAGGCCTGCGAGAACTACCAGAAGCAGTCCTACCGCAACCGTTGCCGCATCTATGCGGCGGACGGCGTGCAGAATCTCAGTTTCCCGGTCAGGCACCGGAACGGGACGTTCAGCCTCCCGATCCGGGAGATCGAGGTGGATTATTCCACCCCGTGGGTGGAGAAGGCGGAGCGCTGCATCGAGACGGCCTACCGCTCGTCCGCCTATTTCGAGTATTATCGGGACGAGCTCTTCGCCATCCTGGACGCGCATCCGCGGACGCTCTGGGAGCTCGATATGCGCATCATCCGCTTCTTCCTGCAGAAGATCGGCCTGCGGACGGAGCTCATCCCCACGGCGGAATTCATGCCGGACGTGGTGGACATCCATCCGAAAAGGCCGAACGGCATCCTGCGTGAGCTGGGCGTCGAACGGCCTTATTATCAGGTATTTTCGGAACGCCACGGGTTCATCCCGGGCCTTTCCATCATGGATCTGCTCTTCAACGAAGGCCCCGCCTCGCTGGAATATCTGCTGTAG
- a CDS encoding UDP-3-O-[3-hydroxymyristoyl] glucosamine N-acyltransferase: MELTAKQLAEILHGTVEGDPSAKVTAFAKIEHGKPGQLSFYANPKYEQYVYTSKASVLLVNSDFAPRQAVTPTLVRVENAYGALADLLKYMAEQRKKYRRRRSLRSRIAWSAKLGRKVSVGDFVTIGKDCRIGEGTIIYNNVTIGAGTKIGSYCIIYPGVHIFPSMVIGDRVILHAGCIIGDDGFGNAPQPDGSWRKIEHLGNVVIGNDVEIGSNTTVDRAPMESTIIEDGVRIDNLCQIAHNVVVGKNTAMAAQTGIAGSTQIGEGCILAGQVGIVGHIKIADHTTVGAKSGVIGNVRKPGETLWGMPAILHRTYLKAFAKFKRAGEEE; encoded by the coding sequence ATGGAACTGACAGCAAAACAACTGGCCGAAATCCTCCACGGTACCGTAGAAGGGGACCCTTCCGCCAAAGTGACGGCCTTCGCGAAGATCGAGCACGGCAAACCCGGACAGCTCTCTTTCTACGCCAATCCGAAATACGAACAATATGTCTATACCAGCAAGGCTTCGGTCTTGCTGGTTAATTCTGATTTTGCCCCCAGGCAGGCGGTGACGCCGACGCTCGTCCGCGTGGAGAACGCCTACGGCGCCCTGGCGGACCTGCTCAAGTACATGGCCGAGCAGCGGAAGAAATACCGCCGCCGCCGTTCGCTGCGCTCCCGCATCGCCTGGAGCGCGAAGCTCGGCAGGAAGGTCAGCGTGGGCGACTTCGTGACGATCGGCAAGGACTGCCGGATCGGCGAGGGGACGATCATCTACAACAACGTGACGATCGGTGCCGGGACGAAGATCGGCTCCTACTGCATTATCTATCCGGGCGTCCATATCTTCCCGAGCATGGTGATCGGCGACCGCGTGATTCTGCATGCCGGATGCATCATCGGCGACGACGGTTTCGGCAACGCCCCGCAGCCCGACGGCTCCTGGCGCAAGATCGAGCATCTGGGCAACGTGGTCATCGGCAACGACGTGGAGATCGGCTCCAACACGACGGTCGACCGCGCGCCGATGGAGTCCACCATCATCGAGGACGGCGTCCGCATCGACAACCTCTGCCAGATCGCGCACAATGTCGTGGTGGGCAAGAATACGGCGATGGCGGCCCAGACGGGCATCGCCGGGTCCACGCAGATCGGCGAGGGATGCATCCTGGCCGGCCAGGTGGGCATTGTCGGGCACATCAAGATCGCCGACCACACCACGGTCGGCGCCAAGAGCGGCGTCATCGGCAACGTCCGCAAGCCGGGAGAGACTTTGTGGGGAATGCCTGCCATCCTCCATCGAACTTATCTGAAAGCGTTTGCGAAATTCAAGCGCGCCGGTGAAGAAGAATAG
- a CDS encoding acyl-[acyl-carrier-protein]--UDP-N-acetylglucosamine O-acyltransferase, with the protein MTKIHPLATVHPGAKLGENVEVGPYAYIDDNVEIGDNCKILPHATIFSYVKMGNGCQVFPGAVVGAVPQDLKFDGEVTYVEIGDRVTIRECATINRGTKASGKGVTRVGNDTLIMSYVHIAHDCRVGNHCILVSYVGIAGETDVDDWAIIGGSTVVHQFSHIGTHAMVGGGSAVNKDIPPYSICGRNPICYSGINIVGLRRRGFDTDVIRNIKDIYDTIYYQGYNISDGCTKVEAGFPQSVERDTILEFIRNSKRGIVRGMDIGSKGEIE; encoded by the coding sequence ATGACGAAAATACATCCTCTGGCTACCGTCCATCCCGGCGCCAAGCTCGGCGAGAACGTCGAGGTCGGCCCGTACGCTTATATCGACGACAACGTAGAGATCGGCGACAACTGCAAGATCCTGCCCCACGCCACCATCTTCTCCTATGTCAAGATGGGCAATGGCTGCCAGGTCTTCCCGGGCGCCGTCGTCGGCGCCGTCCCGCAGGACCTCAAATTCGACGGTGAGGTCACTTACGTGGAGATCGGCGACCGTGTGACCATCCGTGAGTGCGCTACCATCAACCGCGGCACCAAGGCCAGCGGCAAGGGCGTCACCCGCGTGGGCAACGACACCCTCATCATGTCCTATGTGCACATCGCGCACGACTGCCGCGTGGGCAACCACTGCATCCTCGTGAGCTATGTCGGCATCGCCGGCGAGACGGACGTGGACGACTGGGCGATTATCGGCGGCAGCACCGTCGTGCACCAGTTCTCCCACATCGGCACGCACGCGATGGTGGGCGGCGGCTCCGCCGTCAACAAGGACATCCCGCCTTACTCCATCTGCGGCCGCAACCCGATCTGCTACTCCGGCATCAACATCGTGGGCCTGCGCCGTCGCGGCTTCGACACCGACGTGATCCGCAACATCAAGGATATCTACGACACCATCTATTACCAGGGCTACAACATCTCCGACGGCTGCACCAAGGTCGAAGCCGGCTTCCCGCAGTCCGTGGAGCGTGACACCATCCTGGAATTCATCCGCAACTCCAAGCGCGGCATCGTCCGCGGCATGGACATCGGTTCCAAGGGCGAAATCGAATAG
- a CDS encoding UDP-3-0-acyl N-acetylglucosamine deacetylase: MNQQTLTREYTFEGRGLHTGKYAHLTIQPAPANFGIRFVRTDVGVEIPAVASAITRTDRSTTVSSGEVNVVTIEHLMSALTGLGVDNARIEIDNEEVPILDGSAERYVRAIAPDGLQVQDAERVWLEFAEPFEVADERTGSWVRVEPAEEMSFEVTVDFGSRVLGVQKARWSENTDYVGQIAPCRTFVFMHELEFLAARGLVKGGDVDNAIVIVEHPVTPEQIDNMCVLFGMPHLSVTEAGYLSNIKLHFPDECGRHKLLDLIGDMRLAGGFPKARITAYKPGHTINSLASRAALAKIKKA, from the coding sequence ATGAATCAGCAGACACTGACCCGCGAGTATACTTTTGAAGGACGCGGCCTTCACACGGGCAAATACGCCCACCTGACAATACAACCTGCCCCTGCCAATTTCGGCATCCGTTTCGTCCGTACGGACGTCGGTGTCGAGATTCCTGCCGTCGCGTCCGCGATTACGCGCACCGACCGCAGCACCACGGTTTCCTCCGGCGAGGTCAACGTGGTTACGATAGAACACCTGATGTCGGCCCTGACGGGCCTGGGCGTGGACAACGCCCGCATCGAAATAGACAACGAAGAAGTACCCATCCTGGACGGCAGCGCCGAGCGCTATGTCCGTGCCATCGCTCCGGACGGCCTGCAGGTGCAGGACGCCGAGCGCGTCTGGCTCGAATTCGCGGAACCTTTCGAGGTCGCCGACGAGCGGACGGGATCGTGGGTGCGGGTCGAACCGGCCGAGGAGATGTCCTTCGAGGTCACGGTCGACTTCGGCTCCCGCGTGCTGGGCGTGCAGAAGGCGCGCTGGTCTGAGAATACCGACTATGTCGGACAGATCGCTCCCTGCCGCACCTTCGTGTTCATGCACGAGCTCGAGTTCCTGGCCGCCCGCGGCCTGGTCAAGGGCGGCGACGTGGACAACGCGATCGTGATCGTCGAGCATCCGGTCACGCCGGAGCAGATCGACAACATGTGTGTCCTGTTCGGGATGCCGCATCTCTCCGTGACGGAGGCCGGCTACCTGAGCAACATCAAACTTCATTTCCCGGACGAGTGCGGGCGCCACAAGCTGCTCGACCTGATCGGGGACATGCGCCTGGCGGGAGGCTTCCCGAAGGCGCGGATTACAGCCTATAAACCCGGCCACACGATCAACAGCCTGGCAAGTCGTGCGGCCCTAGCCAAAATCAAGAAAGCATGA
- a CDS encoding Putative ribosome maturation factor RimP, with amino-acid sequence MEGPVEVFFFISMDRTEFEKVVEKAVAERGCSLVDIMFNDDDNVFEVTIDKADADVELADCEYVHRAVLAAFDRNIEDYALTVGSVGIDAAEADEMLQTIKE; translated from the coding sequence ATGGAAGGCCCGGTTGAGGTCTTCTTTTTTATTAGTATGGACAGGACAGAATTCGAAAAAGTGGTGGAGAAGGCCGTCGCGGAGCGCGGCTGCTCCCTGGTTGACATCATGTTCAACGACGACGACAACGTGTTCGAGGTCACGATCGACAAGGCGGACGCCGACGTCGAGCTGGCCGACTGCGAATACGTACACCGGGCCGTGCTGGCCGCCTTCGACCGCAATATCGAGGATTACGCCCTCACCGTCGGTTCCGTGGGGATCGACGCCGCGGAAGCGGACGAAATGTTGCAAACAATCAAAGAATAA
- a CDS encoding NusA antitermination factor yields MEKEKVITLIDAFKDFKEEKNIDRPVMMQVLKDVFLTQIAKTYGSSDNFDVIVNVDKGTCEIYQNFDVVEEVENPYAEITIEGIREDGGDADDYEIGDQYTKKLPLAAFGRRGILNIRQNLQGRIMDIEKANVFKKYSEKVGELFYGEVYQTWSKEVLILDEDGNELHIPKSEQIPGERFKKSDSVRAVIKSVEMKNNTTPYITLSRVSNEFLERLFEQEVPEIADGLITVKKVVRVPGERAKVAVESYDDRIDPIGACIGVKGGRIMGIVRELRNENIDVIQWSQNPKLMIQRALNPAVVSYIEMGEGPDDKVKVFMQPDQVSKGIGRHGVNIQLAGMLVDREIEVYRELPKGESSEEEDVLLSEFSDVIDQWIIDRLEAIGCDTAKGVLALSPEDIAKRADLEDETVEEVLNILKAEFED; encoded by the coding sequence ATGGAAAAAGAAAAAGTAATTACGCTTATCGACGCCTTCAAGGACTTCAAAGAGGAGAAGAACATCGACCGTCCTGTGATGATGCAGGTCCTCAAAGACGTCTTCCTGACCCAGATTGCCAAGACCTATGGCTCGTCTGACAACTTCGACGTGATCGTCAACGTGGACAAGGGTACCTGCGAGATCTACCAGAACTTCGACGTGGTGGAGGAAGTGGAGAACCCGTACGCCGAGATCACCATCGAGGGCATCCGCGAGGATGGCGGCGACGCCGACGACTATGAGATCGGTGACCAGTACACCAAGAAACTGCCGCTGGCCGCCTTCGGCCGCCGCGGCATCCTCAATATCCGCCAGAACCTTCAGGGCCGCATCATGGACATCGAGAAGGCCAACGTCTTCAAGAAATATTCCGAGAAGGTGGGCGAACTCTTCTACGGCGAGGTCTACCAGACCTGGTCCAAGGAAGTGCTCATCCTCGACGAGGACGGCAACGAACTGCACATCCCGAAGAGCGAGCAGATTCCCGGCGAGCGCTTCAAGAAGAGCGATTCCGTCCGCGCCGTCATCAAGAGCGTGGAGATGAAGAACAACACCACGCCGTACATCACGCTCAGCCGCGTGTCCAACGAGTTCCTGGAGCGCCTCTTCGAGCAGGAGGTCCCGGAGATCGCCGACGGCCTGATCACCGTCAAGAAGGTGGTCCGCGTGCCGGGCGAGCGTGCCAAGGTGGCCGTGGAGTCCTACGACGACCGCATCGACCCGATCGGCGCCTGCATCGGCGTCAAGGGCGGCCGTATCATGGGCATCGTCCGCGAGCTGCGCAACGAGAACATCGACGTGATCCAGTGGTCCCAGAACCCCAAGCTGATGATCCAGCGCGCCCTCAATCCCGCCGTCGTCTCCTACATCGAGATGGGCGAGGGCCCGGACGACAAGGTGAAGGTGTTCATGCAGCCGGACCAGGTCAGCAAGGGTATCGGCCGCCACGGCGTCAACATCCAGCTGGCCGGCATGCTGGTCGACCGTGAGATCGAAGTGTACCGCGAGCTCCCGAAGGGCGAGAGCAGCGAGGAGGAAGACGTGCTCCTGAGCGAATTCTCCGATGTCATCGACCAGTGGATCATCGACCGCCTCGAGGCGATCGGCTGCGACACCGCCAAAGGCGTGCTGGCCCTCTCTCCGGAGGATATCGCCAAGCGTGCCGACCTCGAGGACGAGACCGTCGAGGAAGTCCTTAACATCCTTAAAGCAGAATTCGAAGACTAG